From the Salinimicrobium tongyeongense genome, one window contains:
- the uvrA gene encoding excinuclease ABC subunit UvrA, whose amino-acid sequence MQVDISGVNPKENIIIKGARLHNLKNINVVIPRNKLVVLTGLSGSGKSSLAFDTLYAEGQRRYVESLSSYARQFLGRLNKPQVDSIKGIAPAIAIEQKVNSTNPRSTVGTSTEIYDYLKLLFARIGRTYSPVSGEEVKKDTVTDVVNYVRSFPEGSKMLLLAPVHVEQSRTPEEKLKVLLQQGYSRIKYKDEVLRIDEAELSKIAEKDLFLVVDRIVVKDDEDFLNRLADAAQTAFFEGKGELFIENLSDKKIRQFSNKFELDGMSFLEPNVHLFSFNNPYGACPKCEGYGDVIGIDEDLVIPNTGLSIYENAIFPWRGDSMSWYRDQLVNNSHKFNFPIHKPYFELTQEQKDLIWNGNQYFEGLNQFFAFLESKAYKIQNRVMLSRYRGKTKCSVCKGKRLRPEANYVKVGGATITQLVEMPINKVADFFDQLELSESDATIAKRLLTEIKNRLGFLSKVGLTYLTLNRKSNTLSGGESQRINLATSLGSSLVGSMYILDEPSIGLHPRDTLKLIEVLKSLRDLGNTVIVVEHDQDIMKAADEIIDIGPEAGTNGGEVVAAGTYGEILKSDSLTAKYLNNALEIKVPTKRRDYKHYIDIIGARENNLKNIDVRFPLGVFTAVTGVSGSGKSTLIKKILYPAMCKEIGGYGEKAGQFTGIEGKFANVTTVEFVDQNPIGRSSRSNPVTYIKAYDDIRNLFANQKLSDIRAYKPKHFSFNVDGGRCETCKGEGEVTIEMQFMADVHLVCETCNGKRFKKEVLEVSFAGKNIDDVLSMTIDDAVAFFSENGEDKITAKLKPLQDVGLGYVQLGQSSSTLSGGEAQRIKLASFLVKGTSKEKALFIFDEPTTGLHFHDIQKLLKSFNALLTKGHSVIVIEHNMDLVKCADHVIDLGLEGGEAGGKLIAAGTPEEVAKNKKSYTAPFLAEKL is encoded by the coding sequence ATGCAAGTAGACATCTCAGGAGTAAATCCAAAAGAGAATATCATTATAAAAGGTGCACGCCTTCACAACCTCAAGAATATCAATGTAGTAATTCCGCGGAATAAGCTGGTGGTTCTCACCGGGCTTTCGGGTTCTGGGAAATCCTCTCTGGCTTTTGACACTTTATACGCCGAAGGTCAGCGCCGGTACGTGGAGAGCTTGTCGTCTTACGCCCGCCAGTTTTTGGGGAGGCTGAACAAACCCCAGGTAGATTCCATAAAAGGGATTGCCCCGGCTATTGCAATTGAGCAAAAGGTGAATTCCACTAATCCGCGTTCAACCGTGGGAACTTCTACGGAAATATACGATTACCTGAAACTTCTCTTTGCCCGAATTGGAAGAACCTACTCCCCTGTGTCGGGAGAGGAAGTGAAAAAAGATACGGTAACAGATGTTGTGAACTATGTGAGATCTTTCCCTGAAGGCTCAAAAATGCTGCTTTTGGCCCCCGTTCATGTAGAACAAAGCCGCACCCCAGAAGAAAAACTGAAGGTGCTCCTGCAGCAGGGCTACAGCCGTATAAAATACAAAGATGAAGTATTGCGCATCGATGAAGCCGAGCTGTCAAAAATAGCAGAAAAAGACCTCTTTCTTGTGGTGGACAGGATTGTGGTCAAAGATGATGAAGACTTCCTGAACAGGCTGGCAGATGCAGCTCAAACTGCCTTTTTTGAAGGGAAAGGAGAGCTATTTATTGAAAATCTTTCAGATAAGAAGATAAGACAGTTCAGCAATAAGTTTGAACTCGACGGGATGAGCTTTTTAGAGCCGAATGTGCATCTTTTCAGCTTTAACAACCCTTACGGAGCCTGCCCAAAATGCGAAGGATACGGGGATGTTATTGGTATTGACGAAGATCTTGTCATTCCCAATACCGGATTATCAATCTATGAAAATGCCATTTTTCCGTGGCGTGGTGACAGCATGAGCTGGTACCGAGATCAATTGGTAAACAACAGCCACAAATTCAATTTCCCTATCCACAAACCTTATTTTGAACTCACCCAGGAGCAAAAAGATCTTATCTGGAATGGGAACCAGTATTTTGAAGGCTTAAATCAATTTTTTGCCTTCCTTGAATCTAAAGCTTATAAAATCCAAAATCGTGTGATGCTTTCCCGCTATCGCGGAAAAACCAAATGCTCTGTCTGCAAAGGCAAGAGACTCAGGCCAGAGGCCAATTATGTAAAAGTTGGGGGCGCCACCATAACCCAACTGGTGGAAATGCCCATAAATAAGGTAGCCGATTTCTTTGACCAACTGGAGTTAAGCGAGTCAGACGCTACTATTGCAAAACGACTGCTTACGGAAATTAAGAACAGGCTCGGATTTCTTTCAAAAGTGGGGCTCACCTATCTCACTTTAAATCGAAAATCAAACACACTTTCGGGAGGAGAGTCTCAACGGATTAACCTGGCCACCTCCCTGGGAAGCAGCCTCGTTGGGTCTATGTATATTCTAGATGAACCCTCTATAGGCTTACATCCCCGAGATACCCTGAAACTCATAGAAGTCCTGAAATCTCTGCGCGATCTCGGAAACACGGTAATTGTGGTAGAACATGATCAAGATATCATGAAAGCTGCCGATGAGATCATAGATATTGGTCCTGAAGCCGGAACCAACGGCGGAGAGGTGGTCGCTGCCGGTACGTATGGAGAGATCCTGAAATCAGACTCTCTTACCGCAAAATACCTCAACAACGCCCTCGAAATTAAAGTCCCCACCAAAAGACGCGATTATAAGCATTATATAGACATCATTGGTGCCCGGGAGAATAACCTTAAAAATATTGATGTTCGGTTCCCGCTGGGTGTGTTTACGGCGGTTACGGGAGTTTCAGGGAGTGGAAAAAGTACACTGATCAAAAAGATACTTTACCCTGCCATGTGCAAGGAAATTGGCGGATATGGAGAAAAAGCCGGGCAGTTTACCGGGATAGAAGGAAAATTTGCGAATGTAACTACGGTAGAATTTGTAGATCAAAATCCTATTGGACGTTCCTCGCGCTCTAATCCGGTGACCTATATCAAAGCCTATGACGATATAAGGAACTTATTTGCCAACCAAAAACTAAGTGATATTCGTGCTTATAAACCCAAGCACTTCTCTTTCAATGTTGATGGTGGGCGATGTGAAACCTGTAAGGGTGAAGGCGAAGTAACCATAGAAATGCAGTTCATGGCCGATGTACACCTGGTTTGTGAAACCTGTAATGGCAAGCGGTTTAAAAAAGAAGTTTTAGAAGTAAGTTTTGCAGGAAAAAATATCGATGACGTGCTGAGTATGACCATTGATGATGCCGTTGCTTTTTTCTCCGAAAACGGAGAAGACAAAATTACTGCAAAGCTAAAACCCCTGCAGGATGTGGGTCTTGGGTACGTGCAACTGGGGCAAAGCTCTTCTACCCTTTCAGGCGGGGAAGCCCAGCGGATAAAATTGGCCTCCTTCCTGGTAAAAGGTACTTCCAAAGAAAAAGCTTTGTTCATTTTTGATGAACCTACTACTGGTTTGCATTTTCACGATATTCAGAAATTATTGAAATCTTTTAACGCCCTGCTGACAAAAGGACATTCTGTCATTGTAATAGAACATAATATGGATCTCGTAAAATGTGCCGATCATGTTATTGACCTGGGACTTGAAGGTGGCGAGGCAGGAGGCAAGCTCATTGCAGCAGGTACTCCCGAAGAAGTTGCTAAAAATAAAAAATCATATACAGCTCCTTTTCTTGCTGAAAAACTGTAA
- a CDS encoding RNA polymerase sigma factor — MDNTEANDAFLVKRYMEGDEQSLSILINRHQQRIYSFIFSKVFDKDVAEDIFQDTFIKVIKTLKRGKYNEEGKFLPWVMRIAHNLVIDHFRKNKRMPKFENSGDFNIFSVLCDSGLNAEKQIIKDQIEADVQELIKELPQDQLEVLVMRIYKDMSFKEISERTGVSINTALGRMRYALINLRKVIEKHNLVLTN; from the coding sequence ATGGATAACACCGAGGCAAATGACGCTTTTCTCGTGAAGCGCTATATGGAAGGAGATGAACAATCCCTTTCAATTCTTATAAATCGTCACCAACAACGTATTTACAGTTTTATCTTTTCAAAAGTCTTTGATAAGGATGTTGCTGAAGATATTTTTCAGGATACTTTTATTAAAGTGATCAAAACTCTGAAGAGGGGGAAATACAATGAAGAAGGAAAATTCCTTCCGTGGGTGATGCGTATTGCACATAATTTGGTGATAGACCATTTCAGAAAAAATAAAAGAATGCCCAAGTTTGAGAATAGTGGCGACTTTAATATTTTCTCGGTACTTTGTGATTCGGGGTTAAATGCCGAAAAACAGATTATAAAAGACCAGATTGAAGCAGATGTTCAGGAGTTGATCAAGGAACTTCCGCAAGATCAGCTTGAGGTGCTGGTGATGAGGATTTACAAGGACATGAGCTTTAAAGAAATTTCTGAAAGAACCGGGGTAAGTATCAACACGGCACTGGGAAGAATGAGGTATGCTCTTATAAACCTTCGAAAAGTCATTGAAAAACACAATTTAGTTTTAACTAACTAA
- a CDS encoding endonuclease III domain-containing protein has product MTKQEKVQFVIDTLADIYPNIPVPLDHKDPYTLLIAVLLSAQSTDVRVNQITPLLFARADNPYAMVKLSEEEIREIIKPVGLSPMKAKGIYGLSQILIDKYQGEVPADIAALEELPAVGHKTASVVVSQAFNIPAFPVDTHIHRLMYRWNLSNGKNVVQTEKDAKRLFPKELWNELHLQIIWYGREYSPARGWDLEKDIITKTIGRKTVLEAYHKKKIRR; this is encoded by the coding sequence ATGACCAAGCAGGAAAAAGTTCAGTTCGTCATAGACACTTTAGCAGATATTTATCCTAATATCCCAGTTCCTTTAGACCATAAAGATCCTTATACTTTATTAATTGCCGTACTACTTTCAGCGCAGAGCACCGATGTAAGGGTCAATCAAATCACTCCACTTCTTTTCGCCAGGGCCGACAATCCATATGCGATGGTAAAACTTTCCGAAGAAGAGATAAGGGAGATCATTAAACCTGTAGGCCTGTCTCCCATGAAAGCCAAAGGAATTTACGGCCTTTCACAGATTCTTATTGATAAGTATCAAGGAGAAGTCCCAGCCGATATAGCCGCCCTGGAAGAGCTGCCGGCAGTTGGGCATAAAACCGCCAGCGTAGTGGTCTCTCAGGCATTTAACATCCCTGCTTTTCCTGTAGATACTCACATTCACCGACTCATGTACAGGTGGAACTTATCTAACGGAAAAAATGTGGTACAGACAGAGAAAGACGCAAAACGCCTTTTTCCGAAGGAATTATGGAATGAACTTCACCTGCAAATCATTTGGTACGGCAGGGAGTATTCCCCGGCAAGAGGATGGGACCTTGAAAAAGACATCATCACCAAAACCATAGGCCGCAAAACAGTCCTGGAAGCATATCACAAAAAAAAGATCCGCCGTTAG
- the bcp gene encoding thioredoxin-dependent thiol peroxidase, with amino-acid sequence MTTLQPGDKAPNFSATDQEGKKHTLEDYKGKKLVIFFYPKASTPGCTAEACNLRDNYEAFQAQGYEILGVSADSPKRQQNFKEKNSLPFPLLADEGKEVINAFKVWGPKKFMGKEYDGIHRTTFVIDEEGVISDVISKVKTKEHAGQIL; translated from the coding sequence ATGACAACACTTCAACCAGGCGATAAAGCACCTAATTTTTCAGCGACCGACCAGGAAGGAAAAAAACATACTTTAGAAGATTATAAAGGAAAAAAACTGGTTATTTTCTTTTATCCTAAAGCCAGCACTCCGGGTTGTACTGCCGAGGCCTGTAACTTAAGGGACAATTATGAAGCTTTTCAGGCTCAGGGCTATGAAATATTGGGCGTGAGTGCCGATTCTCCCAAACGCCAGCAGAACTTCAAAGAGAAGAACAGCCTGCCTTTCCCATTGCTGGCAGATGAAGGTAAAGAAGTCATTAATGCGTTTAAAGTTTGGGGGCCAAAGAAATTTATGGGAAAAGAATATGACGGAATTCACCGTACCACCTTTGTTATTGATGAGGAGGGAGTGATTTCAGATGTTATATCTAAAGTAAAAACCAAAGAGCACGCAGGGCAAATCCTTTAA
- a CDS encoding alanine dehydrogenase: MTEQLSPFTREQLIPQEETLEVYKHKGQLFIGIPKENAYQEKRVCLSPDAVAAMTAHGHRVLIESNAGEGAKFSDKDYSEAGAEITKDTKKVFSCPMILKVEPPTLEELDMVNPQTTIISALQLKTQKKDYFQKLASKRITALAFEFIKDDDGSYPAVRALSEIAGTASILIASEIMSNNPAGNGLMFGNISGVPPIEVTILGAGTVGEFAARSALGLGANVKIFDNSLTRLRTVQANLGRPLHTSTIQPKNLIKALKRSDVVIGAVRGKNRSPILVSETMVEHMKKGAVVIDVSIDMGGCFETSEITTHDKPTFVKNGVVHYCVPNIPSRYARTASLSISNIFTPYLLHIAEQGGLENTLRFDRGLRNGLYFYHGILTNKSIAEWFDLSYRDINLLIF; this comes from the coding sequence ATGACAGAGCAGCTATCTCCCTTTACCAGGGAACAACTTATTCCGCAGGAAGAAACCCTGGAAGTCTATAAGCATAAAGGCCAGTTATTTATTGGCATCCCTAAAGAAAATGCTTATCAGGAAAAAAGGGTTTGCCTTAGCCCCGATGCCGTTGCTGCAATGACAGCTCATGGCCACAGGGTACTCATAGAATCAAATGCAGGGGAAGGCGCAAAATTCAGCGACAAAGATTATTCTGAAGCCGGAGCTGAGATCACCAAAGACACAAAAAAGGTCTTTTCGTGCCCCATGATCCTAAAAGTAGAACCTCCTACCCTGGAGGAACTGGATATGGTGAATCCGCAGACCACCATCATTTCTGCACTTCAGCTTAAAACCCAGAAGAAAGATTACTTCCAGAAGCTGGCTTCCAAAAGAATTACGGCCCTGGCTTTTGAATTCATCAAAGATGACGATGGCTCATATCCGGCCGTTCGGGCTCTTAGTGAAATTGCCGGTACGGCTTCTATTCTTATCGCATCTGAGATCATGAGCAATAATCCTGCTGGCAACGGGCTAATGTTCGGGAATATTAGCGGGGTGCCACCTATTGAAGTTACCATTCTTGGAGCTGGTACGGTAGGCGAATTCGCCGCCCGATCGGCACTCGGACTGGGTGCAAATGTCAAGATCTTCGATAACTCCCTTACCAGGTTGCGCACCGTTCAGGCAAATCTTGGGAGGCCCCTGCACACTTCTACCATTCAGCCCAAAAACCTTATCAAGGCTTTAAAGAGAAGTGATGTGGTAATAGGTGCCGTTAGAGGAAAGAACCGCTCCCCTATTTTGGTTTCCGAAACCATGGTAGAGCACATGAAAAAAGGTGCCGTTGTTATTGATGTAAGCATAGATATGGGAGGTTGCTTTGAAACCAGTGAGATCACCACTCATGACAAACCTACATTTGTAAAGAACGGAGTGGTTCATTACTGTGTCCCCAATATCCCTTCCCGATATGCCAGAACAGCTTCTCTTTCTATAAGTAATATCTTCACCCCTTACCTCTTGCATATCGCCGAACAGGGTGGCCTTGAAAATACTTTGAGGTTTGACAGAGGTCTGCGAAATGGTTTGTACTTTTACCACGGAATATTAACCAACAAATCTATTGCTGAATGGTTTGATCTTTCCTACCGGGATATCAACCTGCTTATTTTTTAA
- the tsaE gene encoding tRNA (adenosine(37)-N6)-threonylcarbamoyltransferase complex ATPase subunit type 1 TsaE: MEVTYLLSEIDTVARKLLEKSGSKTLLFYGEMGAGKTTLIKALLKALGAVDTGSSPTFSLVNVYETENGTVNHFDFYRINDESEAWDMGFEEYLESGNWNFIEWPQKIQNFIEEGHQKLEILILENDLRKLKFC, from the coding sequence ATGGAAGTAACCTACCTTCTGTCTGAAATTGATACTGTTGCACGAAAACTTCTGGAAAAATCCGGAAGCAAGACCCTGTTGTTCTATGGAGAAATGGGGGCAGGTAAGACAACATTAATAAAGGCGCTTCTCAAAGCCCTGGGCGCCGTAGATACTGGCAGTAGCCCAACTTTTTCCCTCGTAAATGTATATGAAACAGAAAACGGAACGGTAAATCATTTTGATTTTTACCGAATCAATGATGAATCTGAAGCCTGGGACATGGGTTTTGAGGAATATCTTGAATCTGGCAACTGGAATTTTATTGAATGGCCTCAAAAAATTCAAAATTTCATAGAAGAAGGACACCAAAAATTGGAGATTTTAATACTGGAAAATGATTTAAGAAAGTTAAAGTTTTGTTAA
- the porX gene encoding T9SS response regulator signal transducer PorX — MNDIKILWVDDEIDLLKPHILFLESKNYKVYTCQSGTEALEEIEKENFDIVFLDENMPGLSGLETLSEIKEKQANVPVVMITKSEEEYIMEEAIGSKIADYLIKPVNPNQILLSIKKNLDHSRLISEKTTSSYQQEFRKIAMDMAMINSFEGWAELYQKLIYWELELENIEDTGMFEILESQKTEANLQFCKFIDKNYPGWFEKNADAPTMSHTLFKEKILPELSKDQPTLLVVIDNLRYDQWRAFELVVNNYYKKELEIPFYSILPTATQYARNAIFSGLMPSEMEKLHPDLWKNDTDEGGKNLHEAEFLQAQLKRLGSNVKHEYHKISSLKAGKKLVENFKSQKENDLTVVVYNFVDMLSHSKTEMEVIKELASTNKSYRSLTQSWFRNSPLLEIIQQAQNLGFKLIMTTDHGTINVKNPSKVIGDKQTSLNLRYKTGKSLTYEEKDVLAAPNPKSIHLPAINMSSSFIFAKGDLFFAYPNNYNHYVSYYRNTFQHGGVSMEEMIIPFCVLSPR, encoded by the coding sequence ATGAACGATATCAAAATATTATGGGTAGACGATGAGATCGACCTGCTTAAGCCTCACATTCTTTTTCTTGAAAGCAAAAACTACAAAGTCTACACCTGCCAAAGCGGGACCGAAGCTTTAGAGGAAATTGAAAAAGAGAATTTTGATATAGTCTTTCTGGATGAAAATATGCCTGGATTATCTGGGCTGGAAACGCTTTCAGAAATAAAGGAAAAACAGGCGAACGTGCCGGTAGTGATGATCACCAAGAGTGAGGAAGAATATATTATGGAAGAAGCTATAGGCTCAAAAATAGCAGATTACCTCATAAAACCTGTAAACCCAAACCAGATACTCCTTAGCATCAAAAAAAACCTTGATCATTCCCGGTTGATTTCTGAAAAAACCACTTCCAGTTATCAGCAGGAGTTTAGAAAGATTGCAATGGATATGGCTATGATCAATTCTTTTGAAGGCTGGGCAGAATTGTACCAAAAACTCATTTACTGGGAACTGGAACTTGAAAATATTGAAGATACCGGCATGTTTGAGATCCTGGAATCCCAAAAAACCGAAGCAAACCTTCAATTCTGCAAGTTTATTGACAAAAACTATCCCGGCTGGTTTGAAAAGAATGCCGATGCCCCTACCATGTCACATACTCTGTTCAAAGAAAAAATACTTCCCGAGCTAAGCAAAGACCAGCCCACGCTACTGGTGGTAATTGATAATTTAAGGTATGACCAATGGCGGGCGTTTGAACTGGTGGTAAATAATTACTATAAAAAGGAGTTGGAAATACCATTTTACAGCATTTTGCCTACAGCAACCCAGTATGCACGCAATGCAATCTTTTCGGGGCTTATGCCCAGTGAAATGGAGAAGCTCCACCCCGATCTCTGGAAAAATGATACAGACGAAGGCGGAAAAAACCTTCACGAAGCCGAATTCCTTCAGGCACAGCTAAAGAGACTGGGCAGCAACGTTAAACATGAGTACCACAAAATAAGCAGCCTTAAGGCCGGAAAAAAACTGGTAGAGAACTTTAAAAGCCAGAAAGAAAATGACCTTACTGTGGTAGTTTACAACTTTGTAGACATGCTCTCCCATTCAAAAACTGAAATGGAAGTCATTAAAGAATTAGCCTCCACCAACAAATCATACCGGTCGCTCACTCAAAGCTGGTTCAGGAATTCCCCCCTTCTGGAAATCATACAGCAGGCACAAAACCTGGGGTTCAAATTAATAATGACGACAGATCACGGAACTATTAATGTGAAAAATCCATCTAAAGTTATAGGCGACAAACAAACCAGTCTTAACCTGCGGTACAAAACCGGAAAAAGCCTTACATATGAAGAAAAGGATGTTTTGGCTGCACCTAACCCCAAGAGCATTCACCTACCAGCTATTAATATGAGCAGCTCTTTTATTTTTGCTAAGGGCGACCTTTTCTTTGCTTATCCTAATAATTATAACCATTATGTAAGCTATTACAGAAATACTTTTCAGCACGGAGGGGTTTCTATGGAAGAAATGATCATACCATTTTGCGTCTTATCTCCTAGGTAA
- a CDS encoding HD domain-containing protein — protein sequence MLPGNKLKILNDPIYGFITIPNELLFDIMEHKYFQRLRRISQMGLSYLVYPGAHHTRFHHALGCLHLMQKAVRVLRLKGVEISSEEEEALQIAILLHDIGHGPFSHAMEHSIVEGVSHETISFLFMEEMNRKFNQRLTMAIEIFRGKYPRKFLCQLISSQMDMDRLDYLKRDSFYTGVAEGNINSERLISMLTVVDNELMVEEKGIYSIEKFLLARRLMYWQVYLHKTGVVAEQLLIRVLQRAKELVQSGRTLFASTALTYFLKQQVTAENFSEEILQVFARLDDYDILSAMKEWANDEDFVLSSLCQMIINRDLLKIKLKKKPVSEEKVERQLQKVMSRFEISREEAAYFVFSGDISNLAYKREDEKIHILFKSGKITDVIKASDHFNLKALSRPVTKFYICYPKPKD from the coding sequence TTGCTTCCAGGAAACAAACTCAAAATTTTAAACGATCCAATTTACGGATTTATTACCATTCCCAATGAGCTCCTTTTTGATATCATGGAGCACAAATATTTCCAGAGACTGCGGCGTATTTCTCAAATGGGTTTGTCATACCTGGTGTATCCCGGCGCACACCACACTCGTTTTCATCATGCCCTGGGTTGCCTTCATTTGATGCAAAAAGCGGTGAGGGTGTTGAGGCTGAAGGGGGTAGAGATCTCTTCGGAAGAGGAGGAGGCACTGCAAATCGCCATCCTGCTTCACGATATTGGCCACGGACCTTTCTCTCACGCCATGGAGCACAGCATAGTTGAAGGGGTGAGCCATGAGACTATTTCGTTCCTTTTCATGGAAGAAATGAACCGGAAGTTTAACCAAAGATTAACTATGGCTATAGAGATTTTCCGCGGAAAATATCCCCGAAAGTTTCTTTGCCAGTTAATTTCGAGTCAGATGGATATGGATCGCCTTGACTACCTGAAGCGCGATAGTTTTTACACCGGGGTGGCCGAAGGGAACATCAATAGCGAAAGGCTCATTAGTATGCTAACCGTGGTTGATAATGAGCTGATGGTTGAAGAAAAAGGGATCTATTCTATTGAGAAGTTCCTGCTTGCGCGCCGCCTCATGTACTGGCAGGTGTATCTGCACAAAACCGGCGTGGTGGCCGAGCAGTTGTTAATAAGGGTGCTTCAGCGGGCGAAAGAACTTGTTCAGTCGGGGCGCACTTTATTTGCGAGCACTGCGCTCACTTACTTTTTAAAACAACAGGTCACGGCCGAAAATTTTTCCGAAGAAATCTTACAGGTCTTTGCGAGACTTGATGATTACGATATACTTTCGGCAATGAAAGAATGGGCGAATGATGAAGATTTTGTATTGAGCAGCTTATGTCAAATGATCATTAACCGGGATCTTTTAAAGATCAAGCTGAAGAAAAAACCGGTTTCTGAAGAAAAAGTGGAACGCCAGCTTCAAAAAGTGATGTCGCGCTTTGAAATAAGCCGGGAAGAAGCAGCGTATTTTGTGTTTAGCGGAGACATTAGCAACCTGGCCTATAAAAGGGAAGATGAGAAGATTCATATCCTCTTTAAAAGTGGAAAAATAACCGATGTTATCAAGGCTTCAGACCATTTTAACCTTAAGGCACTTTCCCGGCCGGTGACCAAATTTTATATCTGTTATCCAAAACCAAAAGATTAA
- the lpxD gene encoding UDP-3-O-(3-hydroxymyristoyl)glucosamine N-acyltransferase: MKFTATQIAGILGGEVVGDPGAEVDRLAKIEEGTAGSITFLANPKYTSFIYSTRATITIVSENFQAEEGLSTTLIKVKDPYTAFSKLLEYYNQVKLNKSGIEQPSFISESVSYGENLYLGAFSYLGEQVKIGNNVKIFPNSYIGDNVQIGDNVTIFPGAKVYSETIIGNNCVLHGGVVIGADGFGFSPDADGVYSKVPQIGNVIIEDNVDIGAGTTIDRATLGSTIIRKGVKLDNQIQIAHNVEIGENTAIAAQTGIAGSSKIGKNCLIGGQVGIVGHLQIGDRVKIQAQSGIGRNIKDGEMIQGSPAFGYSEYNKAYVHFKNLPKIEDRLTKLEKKQTDNG, from the coding sequence ATGAAGTTTACAGCAACTCAAATAGCAGGAATACTCGGGGGCGAGGTAGTAGGAGATCCCGGGGCAGAGGTTGACAGGCTTGCAAAGATCGAGGAAGGGACTGCAGGTTCCATCACGTTTTTAGCCAACCCTAAATACACTTCTTTTATTTATTCCACCAGGGCCACTATTACCATAGTTAGTGAAAATTTTCAAGCAGAGGAGGGGCTTTCTACCACTCTTATTAAGGTGAAAGATCCTTATACTGCTTTTTCAAAACTTTTGGAATACTACAATCAGGTGAAACTGAACAAATCTGGGATAGAGCAGCCAAGCTTTATTTCTGAATCTGTTAGTTACGGGGAAAACCTCTATCTGGGGGCCTTTTCATACCTAGGCGAGCAAGTGAAAATTGGAAATAATGTCAAGATCTTTCCCAACTCTTACATTGGAGACAATGTTCAGATTGGAGACAACGTCACGATCTTTCCGGGGGCTAAGGTTTATTCTGAAACCATAATCGGGAATAACTGTGTGCTGCATGGCGGGGTGGTTATTGGAGCCGATGGTTTCGGCTTTTCACCAGATGCTGATGGCGTGTACTCAAAAGTGCCACAAATAGGCAACGTTATTATAGAAGATAATGTAGATATTGGTGCCGGTACCACCATAGACAGGGCTACCCTGGGGTCTACCATCATAAGAAAAGGCGTGAAGCTGGATAATCAAATCCAGATCGCCCATAATGTTGAAATTGGAGAAAACACAGCTATAGCTGCCCAAACCGGCATTGCTGGTTCTTCAAAAATTGGAAAAAACTGCCTTATTGGTGGGCAGGTTGGTATTGTAGGGCACCTGCAAATTGGAGACCGGGTGAAGATCCAGGCACAGTCGGGGATTGGCCGCAATATCAAAGACGGGGAAATGATTCAGGGTTCCCCGGCATTTGGCTATAGTGAATACAATAAAGCCTACGTACATTTTAAGAATTTACCCAAAATAGAAGACCGCTTAACCAAATTAGAAAAAAAACAAACAGATAATGGCTAA